A single Muntiacus reevesi chromosome 9, mMunRee1.1, whole genome shotgun sequence DNA region contains:
- the LOC136175017 gene encoding RNA polymerase II subunit A C-terminal domain phosphatase SSU72 like protein 3-like — MPSYPLSVAVVCMSNMNRSMEAHRILRRKGFEVRSFGAGSRVRLPGTARNLQVVYDFSTTYEEMRKDLARRDRERYNNNGILHILGRNERIKPCPERFQECRDRFDVIFTCEESVYDRVVEELWVREQETCQPVHVINVDMDDNAEDATLGAFIICELCERLQQADDLEDSLVEVLLAAERKTGKSFLHTVCFY; from the coding sequence ATGCCCTCCTATCCGCTCAGCGTGGCTGTGGTCTGCATGAGCAACATGAACAGGAGCATGGAGGCCCACCGCATCCTCAGGAGGAAAGGATTCGAAGTCAGGTCCTTTGGAGCTGGATCTCGAGTCAGGCTCCCAGGAACGGCACGCAACCTCCAGGTGGTTTACGATTTCTCCACCACCTATGAGGAGATGCGCAAGGATCTTGCGCGCAGAGACCGAGAACGCTATAACAACAATGGCATCTTACACATCTTGGGAAGAAACGAGAGAATCAAGCCTTGCCCGGAAAGATTTCAAGAGTGCAGAGATCGCTTTGATGTCATCTTCACCTGTGAGGAGAGCGTCTATGACAGGGTGGTGGAGGAGCTGTGGGTCCGAGAGCAGGAGACCTGCCAGCCTGTGCACGTGATCAACGTGGACATGGACGACAATGCGGAGGACGCCACCCTGGGGGCTTTTATCATCTGTGAGCTCTGCGAACGCCTCCAGCAGGCGGACGACCTGGAGGACTCTCTGGTCGAGGTGCTCCTGGCAGCCGAGCGCAAAACTGGCAAGAGCTTTCTGCACACGGTCTGCTTCTACTGA
- the LOC136175024 gene encoding RNA polymerase II subunit A C-terminal domain phosphatase SSU72 like protein 3-like has product MPSSLLRVAVVCMSNVNRSMEAHRVLRKNGFHVRSFGAGSHVRLPGGARNPPVLYDFSTSYKKMHSDLSSKDQKHYKRNGILHILKRNERIKPGPERFQECPDAFDVIFTCGERAYNRVVADLCARDQETWQPVPVVNVDIDDTLEAASLGASIICELCQGLQQADDTQSCLAELLQAAEEKTGRSFLHTVCFY; this is encoded by the coding sequence atgccctcctccctgcTCAGGGTGGCTGTGGTCTGCATGAGCAATGTCAACAGGAGCATGGAAGCCCACCGTGTCCTCAGGAAGAACGGGTTCCATGTCAGGTCTTTTGGAGCCGGATCCCATGTGAGGCTCCCAGGAGGGGCACGCAACCCACCCGTGCTCTATGACTTCTCCACGTCCTATAAGAAGATGCACAGCGACCTCTCCTCGAAAGACCAAAAGCACTACAAAAGGAATGGAATCTTACACATCCTGAAGAGAAATGAGAGAATCAAGCCTGGCCCAGAAAGGTTTCAAGAGTGCCCAGATGCCTTTGATGTCATCTTCACCTGTGGGGAGAGAGCCTATAACCGGGTGGTGGCCGACCTGTGCGCCAGGGATCAGGAGACCTGGCAGCCAGTGCCGGTCGTCAACGTGGACATAGACGACACCCTGGAGGCGGCCAGCCTTGGAGCCTCCATCATCTGTGAGCTCTGCCAGGGTCTCCAGCAGGCAGATGACACGCAAAGTTGTCTGGCCGAGCTGCTCCAGGCAGCGGAGGAGAAAACAGGAAGGAGCTTTCTGCACACGGTCTGCTTCTACTGA